From Coriobacteriaceae bacterium, a single genomic window includes:
- a CDS encoding RluA family pseudouridine synthase, which produces MADIHILVADDCSSQRLDAFLGANDGCPTRSACAHLIEGGAVAVNGETCLSKKYAVRSGDRISVDLPEPHDPTDVIPEAIPLDIRYEDDYLIVLSKQRGLVCHPAHGHESGTLANALVYHCGIDHLGTVQGEDRPGIVHRLDRDTSGLMLAAKDDDTQRALQNLIRTRTLDRRYITLVHGHIAMDEGTINTGIARSTRDRVKMAVSDDPFARQAITTFKVLERFDSTRFDDGYTLVECHLFTGRTHQIRVHMRHINHACVGDPLYGKCDARADQGLTRQFLHSWRVAFDHPVTGERIECRDELPWDLAAVLDDLAPRSLGRTAVGDEIVPQLGLLEA; this is translated from the coding sequence ATGGCCGACATCCATATTCTTGTTGCCGACGATTGCTCTAGTCAGCGTCTCGACGCCTTTCTTGGTGCCAACGACGGCTGCCCCACGCGCTCTGCCTGTGCGCATCTGATCGAGGGCGGTGCCGTTGCCGTCAACGGCGAGACTTGCCTGTCCAAAAAGTATGCCGTGCGCTCCGGTGACCGCATCTCGGTCGACTTGCCCGAGCCACATGATCCGACCGACGTAATTCCCGAGGCCATTCCCCTCGATATCCGCTACGAGGACGACTACCTCATCGTGCTCTCCAAACAGCGCGGCCTGGTGTGCCATCCCGCCCACGGCCACGAGAGCGGCACCCTTGCGAACGCTCTGGTCTACCACTGCGGTATCGACCATCTTGGTACCGTGCAGGGTGAGGACCGCCCCGGCATCGTGCATCGCCTGGATCGCGATACCTCGGGCCTTATGCTCGCGGCAAAAGACGACGACACCCAGCGCGCGCTTCAAAATCTTATCCGCACGCGCACGCTCGACCGTCGCTATATCACGCTCGTTCACGGTCACATCGCTATGGATGAGGGCACCATTAACACCGGCATTGCCCGCTCTACGCGTGACCGTGTCAAGATGGCGGTTTCGGACGATCCCTTTGCCCGTCAGGCCATTACGACCTTTAAAGTCCTCGAGCGCTTTGATTCCACGCGCTTTGACGATGGTTATACGCTCGTTGAGTGCCATCTGTTTACCGGTCGCACGCACCAGATTCGCGTGCATATGCGTCATATCAACCACGCCTGCGTGGGCGATCCACTCTACGGCAAGTGCGATGCGCGCGCCGACCAGGGCCTGACCAGGCAGTTCCTTCATTCCTGGCGCGTGGCGTTCGACCATCCCGTGACGGGGGAGCGCATTGAGTGCCGCGACGAGTTGCCGTGGGATCTCGCTGCGGTTCTCGACGATCTGGCCCCGCGTTCACTCGGTCGCACTGCCGTTGGAGATGAAATCGTTCCGCAGCTCGGTCTTCTCGAAGCCTAG
- a CDS encoding prepilin peptidase — protein MVYIPFWICIFAGVAIDARERRFPNGLAGACAVAALAGVWLDLGLNTALDHAGLAVIVYLALVLTESLWRRLRQIPGIGMGDAKALFALCTLDPMGGIVAFAVALLALALSCLFTKSRSLPLLPFLVPIFAIIEVVGCTL, from the coding sequence ATGGTCTATATCCCGTTTTGGATTTGCATCTTTGCCGGCGTGGCAATTGATGCCCGAGAGCGACGGTTTCCCAATGGGCTTGCCGGCGCATGTGCCGTGGCGGCGTTGGCGGGTGTTTGGCTCGACCTCGGTTTGAACACTGCGCTTGACCACGCGGGTCTTGCCGTCATTGTGTATCTTGCTCTCGTGCTGACTGAGTCCCTCTGGCGTCGTCTTCGCCAAATCCCGGGCATCGGCATGGGGGATGCCAAGGCGCTCTTCGCGCTTTGCACGCTCGACCCTATGGGTGGCATCGTGGCATTTGCCGTCGCACTCCTGGCCCTGGCCCTCTCCTGCCTCTTCACAAAATCACGCTCCCTGCCATTGCTCCCGTTTTTGGTGCCGATTTTTGCCATAATCGAGGTCGTGGGCTGCACTTTGTAA
- a CDS encoding iron-containing alcohol dehydrogenase family protein has product MRTIGMSDYTVGEDCFDELPGALAEYGAKKVAIIGGKRALAAALPGIEAALEGTDVEILETRVYGTNSTRANIAKVVNSPACQEADVLIACGGGKALDTVKTAAIELKKIVFTVPTICSNCSAATAIAVVYNDDGSLEGYSYPNRPAHIFINPKIIAEAPAEYFWAGVGDALSKQPEVEYATSAGNLEHTAGLGLALAHTCSEPLFTYGVQGLEDVRQDLSSEAVKQIALDIVVNTGYVSNLTNQNDYYYNSSVAHAFYNATCSIPREGSYLHGEVVSLGVLVLFAYTGDTENLERYAAFNKQMGLPVTLEQVGLSGADIPALCEYAHATNEWKQGNPEPFTDEKFAAAIKAADAYGHTL; this is encoded by the coding sequence ATGCGCACGATTGGAATGAGCGACTACACCGTTGGCGAGGATTGCTTTGACGAGCTGCCCGGCGCGCTGGCCGAGTACGGCGCGAAGAAGGTCGCGATCATCGGTGGCAAGCGAGCCCTGGCTGCGGCGCTGCCGGGCATCGAGGCGGCGCTTGAAGGTACCGACGTCGAGATTCTAGAGACGCGCGTCTACGGCACCAACAGTACGCGTGCCAATATCGCCAAGGTCGTGAACTCCCCTGCCTGCCAGGAAGCTGACGTGCTTATCGCATGCGGCGGCGGCAAGGCGCTCGACACCGTGAAGACCGCAGCTATCGAGCTCAAGAAGATCGTCTTTACGGTCCCGACGATCTGTTCCAACTGCTCCGCCGCGACCGCCATTGCCGTCGTGTACAACGACGACGGCTCACTCGAGGGCTATTCGTACCCCAACCGACCGGCGCACATCTTCATCAACCCCAAGATCATCGCCGAGGCACCGGCAGAGTATTTCTGGGCCGGCGTAGGCGATGCCCTGTCTAAGCAGCCCGAGGTCGAGTACGCCACGAGCGCCGGTAATTTGGAGCACACGGCAGGCCTTGGTCTGGCACTCGCCCACACCTGCTCCGAGCCGCTGTTTACCTACGGCGTGCAGGGTCTTGAGGACGTGCGCCAGGACCTGTCAAGCGAGGCCGTCAAGCAGATCGCGCTCGATATCGTGGTCAACACGGGCTACGTCTCCAACCTGACCAACCAAAACGATTACTACTACAACTCGAGCGTGGCGCACGCGTTCTACAACGCCACCTGCAGCATTCCGCGCGAGGGCTCCTACCTACACGGCGAGGTCGTGAGCCTGGGCGTGCTGGTGCTGTTTGCCTATACGGGCGATACCGAGAACCTTGAGCGCTACGCCGCCTTTAACAAGCAGATGGGGCTGCCCGTGACGCTGGAGCAGGTCGGGCTTTCCGGGGCCGACATCCCGGCCCTGTGCGAGTACGCGCACGCCACCAACGAGTGGAAGCAGGGAAACCCCGAGCCCTTCACGGACGAAAAATTCGCCGCCGCCATCAAGGCCGCCGACGCTTACGGCCACACCCTCTAG
- the lspA gene encoding signal peptidase II, with the protein MLLVDQLTKLAVRAVGEALHVTVIPGVIDFMFVRNIGAAFSMGEGHGIAFAVLALAVIIAIAVYLVRAPQLAHLEVVGMAMVAGGAIGNAIDRLAFGFVTDFIATTFIDFPVFNVADIGITAGVVLALIGYMFLSPAAREVDATAELNARDEARAKRKAKQRGERARKIRERNER; encoded by the coding sequence GTGTTGCTTGTTGACCAGCTGACCAAGCTTGCGGTTCGTGCCGTGGGCGAAGCTTTGCATGTGACTGTCATCCCCGGTGTCATCGACTTTATGTTTGTCCGCAATATCGGTGCTGCCTTTAGCATGGGCGAGGGGCATGGCATCGCGTTTGCCGTGCTGGCGTTGGCGGTCATTATCGCTATTGCCGTGTACCTCGTTCGTGCACCCCAGCTCGCCCATCTTGAGGTTGTGGGCATGGCGATGGTTGCGGGCGGTGCTATCGGCAACGCTATCGATCGTTTGGCCTTTGGCTTTGTGACCGATTTTATTGCCACCACTTTCATCGACTTCCCTGTCTTTAACGTGGCCGATATCGGCATTACCGCGGGCGTCGTGCTCGCCCTCATCGGCTACATGTTCTTGAGCCCTGCGGCCCGCGAAGTTGATGCGACTGCCGAGCTCAATGCCCGTGATGAGGCACGCGCCAAGCGCAAAGCCAAGCAGCGTGGGGAGCGTGCCCGTAAGATTCGCGAAAGGAATGAGCGTTAA
- a CDS encoding ATP-binding protein, protein MSSEATCPITLTVAGDPRLARLVRMTAANVGALCSMSVDRIEDIRMAAEEAFIFGCTAVDSDDISIKFDVDESHVGMTFTFGDQATVDEDDQAAVYAELILASVCDSYEKTAAPLTLSLDLKADI, encoded by the coding sequence ATGAGTAGCGAAGCAACTTGCCCCATTACGCTGACCGTTGCCGGCGACCCGCGTCTGGCGCGCCTTGTGCGCATGACGGCGGCAAATGTCGGTGCGCTCTGCTCCATGTCCGTCGATCGCATCGAGGACATTCGTATGGCTGCCGAGGAAGCATTTATTTTCGGCTGCACGGCTGTTGATTCCGATGACATCTCAATCAAATTCGATGTCGACGAATCTCACGTTGGCATGACCTTTACCTTTGGCGACCAGGCCACCGTCGACGAGGATGACCAGGCCGCTGTGTATGCCGAGCTCATTTTGGCGAGCGTGTGCGACTCCTACGAAAAGACTGCGGCGCCCCTGACGCTTTCCCTCGACCTCAAGGCGGATATCTAA
- a CDS encoding HD domain-containing protein, with translation MATNQETAVIKARMDRIPSALSPELVERIAADRASGYVNPYRCNDDQVIRRIDRAADKGTLMRPAFMRDTEKILHLPAYARYAGKTQVFSFRSNDDLSRRGLHVQLVSRIARDIGRALGLNCDLIEAIGLGHDLGHTPFGHAGERFLNDIYHERTGRYFFHNVQSVRVLDALYGRNVSLQTLDGVLCHNGEYEQRVFELSDMSSFDQFDQTVEDCIAAGYGAIEHLRPMTLEGCVVRISDILAYVGRDRQDAIAAGLLSPDAFDDDLGGAYNSWILTHASIDIVEHSYGKPRIEMSEDLFEEIRRAKRENYEKIYSKGGIEGDSEAELREAFEKLYDRCLQDINEGDESSYIFKHHISRIEQQLSYYDRAYAWQDDKDQAVVDYIASMTDGYFCELTSKLFPGLKFPHRTYINER, from the coding sequence ATGGCAACTAATCAAGAAACGGCCGTCATTAAGGCGCGCATGGACCGTATTCCCTCGGCGTTGTCGCCCGAGCTTGTCGAGCGCATTGCCGCCGATCGTGCTTCGGGCTATGTCAACCCGTATCGTTGCAACGACGATCAGGTCATTCGTCGTATTGATCGCGCCGCCGACAAAGGCACGCTTATGCGTCCGGCGTTTATGCGCGATACCGAAAAGATACTTCATCTTCCGGCGTACGCCCGTTATGCAGGCAAAACGCAGGTCTTTAGCTTCCGTAGCAATGACGATCTGTCACGCCGCGGTTTGCACGTGCAGCTCGTCTCCCGCATTGCGCGCGATATCGGTCGCGCCCTGGGGCTCAATTGCGATCTGATCGAGGCGATTGGCCTGGGTCACGACTTGGGACACACGCCTTTCGGCCATGCCGGCGAGCGCTTCCTCAACGATATCTATCATGAGCGTACGGGGCGTTATTTTTTCCATAACGTGCAGTCGGTCCGCGTGCTCGACGCACTGTACGGCCGCAACGTGTCGCTCCAGACGCTCGACGGCGTGCTATGCCATAACGGCGAGTACGAGCAACGTGTGTTTGAGCTCTCGGACATGAGCTCCTTTGACCAGTTTGACCAGACGGTTGAGGATTGCATTGCCGCGGGTTACGGCGCAATTGAGCACCTGCGTCCCATGACGCTCGAAGGCTGCGTGGTCCGCATCTCGGATATCCTTGCCTACGTGGGGCGCGATCGCCAAGACGCCATTGCAGCGGGCCTGCTGTCACCCGACGCCTTTGACGATGACCTTGGCGGTGCCTACAACAGTTGGATCCTCACGCACGCTTCCATCGATATCGTGGAGCATAGCTATGGTAAGCCGCGCATCGAGATGAGCGAGGACCTGTTTGAGGAGATCCGCCGGGCCAAGCGCGAGAACTACGAGAAGATCTATAGCAAGGGCGGTATCGAAGGCGACTCCGAGGCGGAGCTGCGCGAAGCCTTCGAAAAGCTTTACGACCGTTGCCTGCAGGATATAAACGAAGGTGACGAGTCCTCGTATATCTTTAAACACCACATTTCTCGCATCGAGCAGCAGCTTTCCTACTACGATCGCGCCTATGCCTGGCAGGACGACAAGGATCAAGCCGTGGTGGATTATATCGCGAGCATGACGGACGGTTATTTCTGCGAACTGACGAGCAAGCTGTTCCCGGGTCTAAAGTTTCCGCATCGTACCTATATTAACGAACGGTAG
- the ileS gene encoding isoleucine--tRNA ligase — protein MANEYKQTMNLPKTGFPMRAGLSKSEPKRLKDWQDNKVYEQVLKKNEGHKKFVLHDGPPYANGPIHIGHAMNKISKDMINRYWMMQGYEVPYVPGWDCHGQPIEHKVEEKLGTEKFNQTPTAKIRELCNEFAVENIELQKAGFRRLGVLGDWDNPYLTLYHQHDAADIEVFKAMFDKGMIYRGHKPVHWCKHCHTALAEAEIEYSDETSPSIFVRFEMTSKPAGLENFDGPVDFIIWTTTPWTIPSDQAVSLKPGAAYVAVEHDGRAEVMLEDLAPKCCEEFGWEYTPVMVDGKPYVVPAETFHHIHYKQPIFDGVEGVALLADYVGVDDGTGIVHNSPGHGVDDYFACLKEGITDICMPVDDDGKFYTGEEFGTGGPFSGMDTDEANPHIIEFLRERGTLVLEKKITHSYPHCWRCKHPVLFRATDQWFVSMDKTGLREQAGKEVRENVKWYPAHAANRIGAMVEQRPDWCISRQRNWGVPIPSYTCADCGEKVMNDATLDAVIKLFHEKGSDAWFTDAPESYLGEACVCPKCGGHHLKADKDILDVWWDSGVSWKAVCEYRPELEYPADVYLEGSDQHRGWFQSSLLTSVGANGHAPYKAVVSQGFTLDGQGRKMSKSLGNVIDPNKVCDEMGADIIRLWVASVDTSSDVSIDHEILARTSDAYRRFRNTLRFLLSELEGQFEPETDGVAFADLLPLDKLMVARLTQVQAEVDDAYASYEFPRAYRALYDFVVTELSNVYLDALKDRLYCDKPGSLERRSAQTVLAELFSMLMRDLQPILSYTVDEAMAYAPAGCVDHQKYAALLDWYKSPITVDEANEFEGVLEASLELRSAVTKALEDARSAGTFTKSQQVRVKAVVPVEMYALLTGDKAVDLAEFYIVSDVELTQGEELSVAIEAAEGECCDRCWNYRTTVGEYNGHAHICKRCAGAL, from the coding sequence GTGGCAAACGAGTACAAGCAGACGATGAATCTGCCCAAGACCGGTTTTCCCATGCGTGCCGGTCTTTCCAAGTCTGAGCCCAAGCGACTCAAGGACTGGCAGGACAACAAGGTCTACGAGCAGGTTCTGAAGAAGAACGAGGGTCACAAGAAGTTCGTGCTGCACGATGGCCCTCCGTACGCCAACGGCCCGATCCACATCGGCCACGCCATGAATAAGATCTCTAAGGACATGATCAACCGCTACTGGATGATGCAGGGCTATGAGGTTCCCTATGTCCCCGGTTGGGACTGCCACGGTCAGCCGATTGAGCATAAGGTCGAGGAGAAGCTCGGCACCGAGAAGTTCAACCAGACCCCCACGGCCAAGATTCGTGAGCTCTGCAACGAGTTCGCTGTCGAGAACATCGAGCTGCAGAAGGCCGGCTTCCGTCGTCTGGGCGTGCTCGGCGACTGGGACAACCCCTATCTGACGCTCTATCACCAGCATGACGCCGCCGACATCGAGGTCTTCAAGGCCATGTTCGACAAGGGCATGATCTATCGCGGTCACAAGCCCGTCCACTGGTGCAAGCACTGCCACACCGCACTCGCCGAGGCCGAGATTGAGTACTCCGATGAGACGAGCCCGTCCATTTTCGTGCGCTTTGAGATGACCTCCAAGCCCGCCGGCCTCGAGAACTTCGACGGCCCGGTCGACTTTATCATCTGGACGACTACGCCGTGGACCATCCCCTCCGACCAGGCTGTTTCCCTCAAGCCCGGCGCCGCCTATGTCGCCGTCGAGCACGATGGCCGCGCCGAGGTCATGCTCGAGGACCTGGCTCCCAAGTGCTGCGAGGAGTTTGGCTGGGAGTACACCCCGGTCATGGTCGACGGCAAGCCCTACGTGGTTCCCGCCGAGACCTTCCACCACATCCACTACAAGCAGCCGATCTTTGACGGCGTTGAGGGCGTGGCGCTGCTGGCCGATTACGTCGGTGTCGATGACGGTACCGGTATCGTCCACAACTCGCCCGGCCACGGCGTCGACGACTACTTTGCCTGCCTCAAGGAGGGCATCACTGACATCTGCATGCCGGTCGATGACGACGGCAAGTTCTACACCGGTGAGGAGTTTGGCACCGGTGGCCCCTTCAGCGGTATGGATACCGATGAGGCCAACCCGCACATCATCGAGTTCCTGCGCGAGCGCGGCACCCTGGTCCTCGAGAAGAAGATCACGCACAGCTATCCGCACTGCTGGCGCTGCAAACATCCGGTGCTCTTCCGTGCTACCGACCAGTGGTTTGTCTCGATGGACAAGACCGGTTTGCGCGAGCAGGCTGGCAAAGAGGTCCGCGAGAACGTCAAGTGGTATCCGGCCCACGCGGCTAACCGCATCGGTGCCATGGTCGAGCAGCGTCCCGACTGGTGCATCAGCCGTCAGCGCAACTGGGGCGTGCCTATCCCGAGCTACACTTGCGCCGACTGCGGCGAGAAGGTTATGAACGACGCCACGCTCGACGCCGTCATCAAGCTCTTCCACGAGAAGGGCTCCGACGCCTGGTTCACCGACGCTCCCGAGAGCTACCTGGGCGAGGCCTGCGTTTGCCCCAAGTGCGGCGGCCATCACCTCAAGGCCGATAAGGACATCCTCGACGTGTGGTGGGACTCCGGCGTGTCCTGGAAGGCCGTCTGCGAGTACCGTCCCGAGCTGGAGTATCCGGCGGATGTGTATCTCGAGGGCTCCGACCAGCACCGCGGTTGGTTCCAGAGCTCGCTGCTCACTTCGGTGGGCGCCAATGGCCATGCTCCGTACAAGGCGGTCGTCTCGCAGGGCTTCACGCTCGACGGCCAGGGTCGCAAGATGTCCAAGTCGCTCGGCAACGTCATCGACCCCAATAAGGTCTGCGACGAGATGGGCGCCGACATCATCCGTCTGTGGGTCGCCTCGGTCGACACCAGCTCCGACGTGTCCATCGACCACGAGATCCTTGCTCGTACGTCCGATGCCTACCGTCGTTTCCGCAACACGCTGCGCTTCCTGCTCTCCGAGCTCGAGGGTCAGTTTGAGCCCGAGACCGACGGCGTCGCCTTTGCCGACCTGCTGCCGCTCGACAAGCTCATGGTTGCCCGTCTGACCCAGGTCCAGGCCGAGGTCGACGATGCCTACGCCAGCTACGAGTTCCCGCGCGCCTACCGTGCGCTCTACGACTTCGTGGTTACCGAGCTCTCCAACGTGTACCTCGACGCCCTGAAGGACCGTCTGTACTGCGACAAGCCCGGCTCGCTCGAGCGCCGCAGCGCCCAGACCGTGCTGGCCGAGCTCTTCTCGATGCTCATGCGCGACCTGCAGCCGATCCTGTCCTACACGGTCGACGAGGCCATGGCCTATGCACCCGCCGGCTGCGTCGATCACCAGAAGTACGCCGCGCTGCTCGATTGGTACAAGTCGCCCATCACGGTCGACGAGGCCAATGAGTTTGAGGGCGTGCTCGAGGCTTCGCTCGAGCTCCGTAGCGCCGTGACCAAGGCCCTTGAGGATGCCCGTTCTGCCGGCACCTTCACCAAGAGCCAGCAGGTTCGCGTCAAGGCGGTCGTTCCTGTCGAGATGTACGCGCTGCTGACCGGCGACAAGGCCGTCGACCTGGCCGAGTTCTACATCGTCTCCGATGTTGAGCTGACCCAGGGCGAGGAGCTTTCCGTTGCCATCGAGGCTGCCGAGGGCGAGTGCTGCGATCGTTGCTGGAACTACCGCACCACCGTCGGCGAGTACAACGGCCACGCGCATATTTGCAAGCGCTGCGCCGGTGCTTTGTAG
- a CDS encoding glycosyltransferase family 2 protein, whose protein sequence is MLAFLQTNTPIVIFNQIVVTLLTVCFLYQVVFFVIGALRGEVAPPKAKKLHRYAFFIAAHNEEAVIANLVRSIKDQDYPSELIEVFVVADACTDNTAQLAREAGAIVYERNDLARKGKSWVMDFGFDRILNEYPDTFEGYFIFDADNVISRDYVSKMNDAFDQGFHVVTSYRNSKNFGSSWISAANATWYLREARFLNNARNICKTSCAVSGSGYLISSSVIEGMHGWQFHTLTEDIQFTTFCAIHGIRIGYAPAEFFDEQPVTFKASWKQRMRWTKGFYQVFFTYGKHLIKSAFRYHRFAAYDMFMTIAPGMLLSLISMLANATFLIVGGLSHGFLATEVEMQACAASLIMTFAMMYQTFFILALLTTIFEYKHIHCAQKWRLVTNLFTFPIFMFSYIPITVAALFLKVDWVPTQHAVNVTLDEVMQGAK, encoded by the coding sequence ATGCTCGCCTTTTTACAAACCAACACACCCATCGTGATCTTCAACCAGATTGTCGTCACGCTGCTCACGGTCTGCTTTCTGTACCAGGTGGTCTTCTTTGTCATTGGCGCTCTTCGTGGCGAGGTCGCGCCTCCCAAGGCCAAAAAACTCCATCGCTATGCCTTTTTTATCGCGGCGCATAATGAGGAGGCCGTGATCGCCAACCTCGTTCGCTCCATCAAGGACCAGGATTATCCGTCCGAGCTCATCGAGGTTTTCGTGGTCGCCGATGCCTGCACCGACAACACGGCGCAGCTCGCGCGCGAGGCCGGTGCCATTGTTTACGAGCGCAATGACCTGGCCCGCAAGGGCAAAAGCTGGGTCATGGACTTTGGCTTCGACCGCATTCTCAACGAGTATCCCGACACGTTTGAGGGCTACTTTATCTTCGATGCCGATAACGTTATCTCCCGCGATTACGTTTCCAAGATGAATGATGCCTTTGACCAGGGCTTCCATGTGGTCACGAGCTATCGCAATTCCAAGAACTTCGGCAGCTCGTGGATCTCGGCTGCTAATGCCACGTGGTATCTACGCGAGGCGCGCTTCCTCAACAACGCGCGTAATATCTGCAAGACGTCCTGCGCTGTTTCGGGTTCGGGTTACCTTATCTCGTCAAGCGTTATCGAGGGCATGCACGGTTGGCAGTTCCACACGCTGACCGAGGACATTCAGTTCACTACGTTCTGCGCTATTCACGGTATTCGCATTGGCTATGCGCCGGCGGAGTTCTTTGACGAACAACCCGTGACGTTTAAGGCGTCCTGGAAACAGCGCATGCGTTGGACCAAGGGCTTCTACCAGGTGTTCTTTACTTACGGTAAGCACCTGATCAAGTCGGCCTTCCGCTACCATCGCTTTGCCGCCTACGACATGTTCATGACGATCGCCCCGGGTATGCTGCTGTCGCTCATCTCGATGCTCGCCAATGCGACGTTCCTGATCGTGGGTGGACTCTCGCACGGCTTTTTGGCTACCGAAGTCGAGATGCAGGCCTGTGCCGCGTCGCTCATTATGACCTTCGCCATGATGTACCAGACCTTCTTTATCCTGGCGCTGCTCACGACTATCTTTGAGTACAAGCATATTCACTGCGCGCAAAAGTGGCGTCTGGTGACTAACCTGTTTACCTTCCCGATCTTTATGTTCAGCTATATCCCTATCACGGTGGCCGCGCTGTTCCTGAAGGTCGACTGGGTTCCTACCCAGCATGCCGTAAACGTCACCCTCGACGAGGTCATGCAAGGTGCCAAATAA
- a CDS encoding replication-associated recombination protein A yields the protein MDDLFSASTRERSFQNAPLAVRMRPNSLDEYVGQQKAVGKGSWLRAAIEHDVLSSVILYGPAGTGKTTLAHIIANHTKSEFVEVSAVTGTVKDLRRVIDEAKTRLNTYDRRTILFIDEIHRFSKSQQDALLHAVENRTVIMIGATTENPYFEVNSALLSRGRVVELEHLKDEDIATLIERALEAPQGLNGKFSADEDTVKTICTLAAGDARSALTTLELASEIAVTRPDTEGTPAPAAGERYPITVDDVKIANPRRGFTYDKNGDMHYDIISAFIKSMRGSDPDATIYWLARMIDAGEDPKFIARRIMIHASEDVGNADPQALLVAHAAFKSAEVIGYPECRINLAQAALYVCLAPKSNACEASIDAALADIHSSGLREVPSYLRDRHRPGSDEYGVYKYPHDYPEGWVDQRYLPEGLERGAFWQPAGRGWEEWRVEQSERDRSGNAPK from the coding sequence ATGGACGACCTTTTTTCTGCTTCGACGCGCGAGCGTTCCTTTCAGAATGCGCCGCTTGCGGTGCGCATGCGCCCCAATTCGCTCGACGAGTACGTGGGCCAGCAAAAGGCCGTCGGTAAGGGTTCATGGCTGCGTGCCGCGATCGAGCACGACGTGCTTTCGAGCGTGATTCTGTACGGGCCTGCCGGTACGGGCAAGACGACGCTGGCCCACATTATCGCCAACCATACCAAGAGCGAGTTTGTTGAGGTCAGCGCCGTCACGGGTACCGTGAAGGACCTGCGTCGTGTGATTGATGAGGCCAAGACGCGCCTGAATACGTACGACCGCCGCACCATTCTATTCATCGATGAGATTCACCGCTTCTCTAAGTCGCAGCAGGATGCCTTGCTGCATGCAGTTGAGAACCGTACCGTCATTATGATTGGCGCTACGACAGAGAACCCGTACTTCGAGGTCAACTCGGCACTGCTCTCACGTGGTCGCGTCGTGGAGCTTGAGCATCTGAAGGATGAGGATATCGCCACGCTTATTGAACGTGCGCTTGAGGCACCGCAGGGTTTGAACGGTAAGTTCTCGGCCGATGAGGATACGGTCAAGACCATTTGCACGCTGGCAGCGGGTGACGCTCGCTCGGCGCTCACGACGCTTGAGCTTGCGAGCGAGATTGCCGTCACGCGTCCCGATACCGAGGGAACGCCAGCGCCTGCGGCGGGGGAGCGCTATCCCATCACCGTGGATGACGTGAAGATCGCCAACCCGCGTCGCGGCTTTACGTATGACAAAAACGGCGACATGCACTACGACATCATCAGTGCGTTTATTAAGTCTATGCGCGGTAGCGACCCCGATGCCACGATCTATTGGCTCGCGCGCATGATCGATGCTGGGGAGGATCCTAAGTTTATCGCTCGCCGCATTATGATTCACGCTTCTGAGGATGTTGGCAACGCCGACCCGCAGGCGCTTTTGGTGGCGCATGCTGCCTTTAAATCTGCTGAAGTTATTGGCTATCCTGAATGTCGCATTAACCTTGCACAAGCTGCGCTCTATGTGTGCTTGGCGCCCAAGTCCAATGCGTGCGAGGCCTCGATCGATGCGGCGCTAGCCGATATCCACAGCAGTGGTCTTCGCGAGGTGCCCAGCTACCTGCGCGATCGCCATCGCCCGGGCAGCGATGAATACGGTGTGTATAAGTATCCGCACGATTATCCCGAAGGCTGGGTCGATCAGCGCTATTTGCCCGAAGGCTTGGAACGCGGTGCATTTTGGCAGCCTGCCGGCCGCGGTTGGGAAGAATGGCGCGTAGAGCAAAGTGAACGCGACCGCAGCGGGAATGCACCGAAGTAG